atatttatatactgaTATTCATAGATAAAGTGCAGCGGAAATTTAATTGGTGACGAAGAGAGTGCAAACTTTAATTACTTGTTATTATATATCCCAATAGAGAAGCTCCAAGTGATCACCATTTAAGACAAGGTGAAAGCAAAAACCCCTAGAGCCATCTCATACATTTGCTGCACCTAAGCAGCAACCAAACCCTCACAAAACATTACATCCAATCCAATCCAATTAGAGATGAAAAAAGTAATCTCCTACTGAGATTTTTCGTCAGAtcttacaaatatattttataatgttgcGTCTTATTTTAAGAAACTTAGCCAATTTACTTGTGTTATTCACCAATTTACTTGCCGTATCAACCAAGACCTTAAACCCTTAGTTTGTTAATGCAACGTTAGAAACATCATCTCCAGCCAAAGCAGTAGTGTTAGAAGAACACCATGGATCATCAGTGATAAACTGCATCCAAGAATCATCTTTATCTTCCTCTTCGATGAATGAAGAAGAGGAGGCTAAGGGAAGGTCTGGAGACATGGTTTCAGAATCATTGATAACAGATTGGGAGCACTCCATCACTAACATATTACACCGCCCTTGATCTTCTGTTTCCGAGCAGATGccatttttcttgaaaacacGACATAGTGCGTAAGAGTCCTGCTAGTATATTGCCATAATTTAGTTAGTTCATGCAGTTACTTCTAGGGATGTTTTGGAATAAAGAAGTGTATAGTAGCCGACACCTTGCGGTGTTAAAGCACATATGTGGACAGGCTTCAATGGTTTCTCTTTATCATAGATACTTTAGAATCTACAAGTTTAGATGAGAGAGACGAAAAGTTTAAAGTTGAAACAATAATAGCTAGTTAGGTCTGATAGGATAATACTTTTGTCTTATTACGAAAGGCAAAGTGAAGGCAACTTTGAGAGATGTAATAAGAGACCCTAGCAAGCAAAGAATGTTCAGCACCCCTTTGATCCACatatttatatgataataaaagaataaaaaatattaatggatAAAGCAAAAGCGTGTAATGCTCAAACTTCCCATGCAAGTCATGCATTTCCACGACGCAACATTTGATCAGTCCATTTCTCATTGGTCGATCTAATTATGGTTTTACTCATCTCAAATCATGTGCTACGCCTTTCTTtaccttttctcttttctgcttagatgtaaaaaaaaatatatatatatatatatatataggtcgtgaaaaacaaagaaaatgagaaaacacCGTATCTATTTCTTTTCAAGTGAAAATTAACATGGCAATAAAAGAATAAAGCATTCCAAGTGATCAGTACATCCCGATCTGTGCTCATCGAAACATAACagcaataattaaaaaaaaaaaaaaaggtcaaatgAGAGTGTTATTAATGTTACCAGTTATGCATTGCATAGAGCTTAGACTTCaatgattaattagtgaatgGAATGATTAGAAGGATGtataaatttggttaaaattgtAAGATGCACAAACTACCTGAATTCCACAGTAGTCTTCGCTCTCCTTATCGTCAAGACGGTATTCATGCATTACCCAGTCTGTCCTAATTCCTTGAGGAGCACGGCCTCTGTAGTAAACCAGCGTCTTCTTCATCCCAATAGCTCGATTTTGGGAAGCAACTCTCCTGTCTTTCCCAGTTGATTTCCAGTATCCTGCCCTAGTGGCTCTGTTTGTCCTGAACCCATTCGGGTATTTCCGATCTCGGGGTCCAAAGAAGTACCACTCCGGGTCTCTACTCGGCAATATTGATTTCTCTGGCATTCGATGAaccaaatttaatgaaaaattcacttttttttcatCATAATTCAAACAAGGGAAAATCAAATCATGTTTCAGAAATGAAAAACGAACTTCTATTAAGAACCAAAACTAGCACTGATTCATTGTTATAATGCCCAGACATCATCTGTGATACCATGGCATAGCTGCATTGACCTAGAGAAGATAGAGTAGCAGAAGAACAGGAAAAATAGAGCATTTCTGTTCTCATCATACGTAaatgagatatatatatatatatatatatacaaaaaagcAAATGCAAAGAGGTGAAGTAGAGGAGACCTGCTAACTCCCATGGTTCACATTTGTAGAGATCAACTTCGGGAATGATGTCGAGTTCAATTTCTTggccatttattttccttttaagatAATAATTGACGAGCTCTTCATCAGTGGGATGAAATCTAAAACCAGGAGGTAATCCCACAGGTGCCATTTCCCTTTACCCTCTTCTTCAACCCACTGTCCCACTACTCTTTCTTTGCAAATCCTTATCACTGCTACGATTTATCTTGTTATATAAAACGATTCTACGTCacagctctttttttttttctttccccactTTTTTCTTTAACAGATTCTTGGACAAACGTTTCTCGCAAGCTCTTCTTaacatctttatatttttattttccgaTTCCAGTAATCATTGCCTTAGCCAAATATTAAAGAATCCACGAGTAACACTAATACGGGCCTTAATCATTAAAACTTTTAGTAACTAGGCTGCCATGGTGATGATCCAAGCAAATAAGTTGGTAATGTCAATAGAAGGTCATGTAAACATACGTTATTTTATGTAGGCATAGTGATATATTTGGACatctaactttataaaaaaatttaatttagttttctatttaatttttcacctctttaaacatttaaatttgtattatttgtaaaattattcgaatgttaaaattaatgtttattaaacTTTACTAGTGTGACATacaaataacatatattaatacTTGGAATTTTTCATCCATTATGAATAAATATGACTCTTAACCAAAAACATCTAATTTGAATGTAAATGGTACCAttgcttaatttatttatacctaaattaaatctgaaaagtgcatatttaaaaattaaacaaaaacttgTAATGGTACAAGAAAATATCATATACAAATTCATTCAcatgtaaaaaataatcaagACCAAATAgacattatatatttttagttatatcTTAAATTCTAATTgcatcataaattttaaataatatattaaacttgaaaagttttaagtatttttatttttaatagtttacaatatttttaaaaataaaattttaataagttttatatttatatttttaatttttttaattttagaatcaaaatgtaaaaattttgagagttatATTTGTTAACAATTTTCAAATCaggattaaattaacaaaatctgtaaatattgagggcgaaatttattattatactaacaTTCCATCTAGTGACCAAAGGTACTTTAATTATTGAGTGACTACAAATTGCACTTGATCTAATGGGAGTGactgaaataacaaaaaaaaaagggtgacAAGAGCATCCTAAAACTTTGATCAAATCGATAATGTCATCAAATTTTGTTGTTACTGTTTTTGATGTGGCAATTGCTAAAAAATGTAGAAAAACTtttttagtcctaaaaatttacaaattttgtcaatttagctCATCTTatttaaaagtacataaaattctaaaaaataatttttaaaagttaaaagtttctcatattttcaataaaattttgaaaaatatatattaaaatttcattttaagaattcaaaaatcattttaaaaatataagaagtTCCAAAATTCAATGTTAATAAAGCGGCTGAAATTGATTTCAATTCCTCAATCAATTTTAGTCTAGAGTTTATGGAGCTTTagcgaaaaaattgaaattagggTGAGAAAGTTACAATAAGATAATATATGACTTCCTACATTTTCATTAGCTTgatatttgttgagaaataaaatgaaaaaaaaaaaaaaaaactttggaaaatattatattatatttttggttGTATGGAATGAGGAAATGGTGATTTGAGGATATccttcattcattttcttttctccccaCCGAACgaaaaggagagaaaaagagttaaaagaCCATCACGATTGCCGACCAAATTTTCATT
The window above is part of the Gossypium raimondii isolate GPD5lz chromosome 9, ASM2569854v1, whole genome shotgun sequence genome. Proteins encoded here:
- the LOC105800026 gene encoding NAC domain-containing protein 54 isoform X4, which encodes MAPVGLPPGFRFHPTDEELVNYYLKRKINGQEIELDIIPEVDLYKCEPWELAEKSILPSRDPEWYFFGPRDRKYPNGFRTNRATRAGYWKSTGKDRRVASQNRAIGMKKTLVYYRGRAPQGIRTDWVMHEYRLDDKESEDYCGIQDSYALCRVFKKNGICSETEDQGRCNMLVMECSQSVINDSETMSPDLPLASSSSFIEEEDKDDSWMQFITDDPWCSSNTTALAGDDVSNVALTN
- the LOC105800026 gene encoding NAC domain-containing protein 54 isoform X2, with protein sequence MAPVGLPPGFRFHPTDEELVNYYLKRKINGQEIELDIIPEVDLYKCEPWELAEKSILPSRDPEWYFFGPRDRKYPNGFRTNRATRAGYWKSTGKDRRVASQNRAIGMKKTLVYYRGRAPQGIRTDWVMHEYRLDDKESEDYCGIQVDSYALCRVFKKNGICSETEDQGRCNMLVMECSQSVINDSETMSPDLPLASSSSFIEEEDKDDSWMQFITDDPWCSSNTTALAGDDVSNVALTN
- the LOC105800026 gene encoding NAC domain-containing protein 86 isoform X1, encoding MAPVGLPPGFRFHPTDEELVNYYLKRKINGQEIELDIIPEVDLYKCEPWELAEKSILPSRDPEWYFFGPRDRKYPNGFRTNRATRAGYWKSTGKDRRVASQNRAIGMKKTLVYYRGRAPQGIRTDWVMHEYRLDDKESEDYCGIQVQDSYALCRVFKKNGICSETEDQGRCNMLVMECSQSVINDSETMSPDLPLASSSSFIEEEDKDDSWMQFITDDPWCSSNTTALAGDDVSNVALTN
- the LOC105800026 gene encoding NAC domain-containing protein 86 isoform X3, translating into MAPVGLPPGFRFHPTDEELVNYYLKRKINGQEIELDIIPEVDLYKCEPWELAEKSILPSRDPEWYFFGPRDRKYPNGFRTNRATRAGYWKSTGKDRRVASQNRAIGMKKTLVYYRGRAPQGIRTDWVMHEYRLDDKESEDYCGIQQDSYALCRVFKKNGICSETEDQGRCNMLVMECSQSVINDSETMSPDLPLASSSSFIEEEDKDDSWMQFITDDPWCSSNTTALAGDDVSNVALTN